Proteins encoded in a region of the Marinococcus sp. PL1-022 genome:
- a CDS encoding ZIP family metal transporter translates to MEWFAELPPTLQALIGSFFTWGMTAAGAAVVFFTNRNNQKLMDSMLAFAGGVMIAASFWSLLSPGIDMAEEQGQIPYIPAVIGFLLGGVFLLLLDRVIPMMNEDTYFTEIKDKYAKHRTTMLVFSITLHNIPEGLAVGVAFGALASEFTSSTLAGAVALALGIGIQNFPEGTAVSMPLRRDGLSKKKSFFYGQLSGFVEPVAAVIGAAAVIIIEPLLPFALSFAAGAMIFVVAKEVIPGSQEKGNIRLATFSLMIGFSVMMILDVALG, encoded by the coding sequence ATGGAGTGGTTTGCGGAGCTCCCTCCCACGCTGCAGGCGCTGATCGGCTCTTTTTTTACCTGGGGCATGACTGCAGCAGGTGCTGCGGTTGTGTTTTTCACGAACAGAAACAACCAGAAGCTGATGGATAGTATGCTTGCATTTGCCGGCGGGGTTATGATTGCTGCGAGCTTCTGGTCGTTGCTTTCACCAGGCATTGATATGGCGGAGGAGCAGGGACAGATACCTTATATTCCAGCTGTTATTGGTTTTTTACTTGGTGGTGTTTTTCTGTTGCTGCTCGACAGGGTCATTCCCATGATGAATGAAGATACGTATTTTACGGAAATAAAAGACAAGTATGCCAAGCACCGGACCACAATGCTTGTGTTTTCGATTACCCTGCACAATATTCCGGAAGGACTCGCTGTAGGTGTAGCATTCGGGGCACTGGCTTCGGAATTCACCAGCTCCACGCTCGCAGGGGCAGTAGCACTTGCGCTTGGTATCGGTATTCAAAATTTTCCGGAGGGCACAGCAGTATCGATGCCGCTTCGGCGGGACGGACTATCGAAAAAGAAAAGCTTCTTTTACGGTCAGCTGTCCGGCTTTGTAGAACCGGTGGCAGCAGTGATTGGTGCTGCCGCGGTTATCATTATTGAGCCGCTGCTTCCGTTTGCTCTCAGTTTTGCAGCAGGAGCGATGATATTTGTTGTTGCTAAGGAAGTTATCCCAGGCTCGCAGGAAAAGGGCAATATACGGCTCGCTACCTTCAGCCTGATGATCGGCTTCAGTGTCATGATGATATTGGATGTAGCTTTAGGATAA
- a CDS encoding general stress protein, translated as MKPFVREYTDDEALQQDVQRLAEKGIDKKNVYVMTHDNDRTGRIAENANANTVGMKEEGLKNAVGNMFSKKGDELRNKLQEIGLSQEEAHEYEDELDEGKILLIVTDTEGVNTII; from the coding sequence ATGAAACCGTTCGTTAGAGAATACACTGATGACGAAGCACTGCAGCAGGATGTTCAGCGTCTGGCTGAAAAGGGTATTGATAAAAAAAACGTGTACGTTATGACCCACGATAACGACCGCACCGGCCGTATCGCGGAGAATGCGAATGCCAACACTGTCGGGATGAAAGAAGAAGGGTTAAAAAATGCGGTAGGAAATATGTTCAGCAAAAAGGGCGATGAGCTCCGGAACAAACTGCAGGAAATTGGATTATCCCAGGAAGAAGCCCATGAGTATGAGGATGAACTCGATGAAGGAAAAATCCTTCTCATTGTGACAGATACTGAAGGCGTCAATACGATTATTTAA
- a CDS encoding EAL domain-containing protein translates to MSPGDFGPGYSSPGYIKDFSLDTLKIDKTFIKDMNGVSRETAIVVIVLHLSAQLDFHVITKGIEAPQQLNFLWQKKCHEYQGPLYSPPVTKNELFKMYKKNDNILY, encoded by the coding sequence ATTAGCCCGGGTGATTTCGGCCCCGGTTATTCATCACCTGGATATATAAAGGATTTCTCTCTCGATACGCTCAAAATTGATAAAACATTTATTAAGGACATGAACGGAGTTTCACGTGAAACAGCTATTGTAGTAATTGTCCTACACCTGTCAGCACAGTTGGATTTTCACGTTATCACGAAAGGAATTGAAGCCCCTCAGCAATTAAATTTTTTGTGGCAGAAAAAATGTCATGAATATCAGGGGCCCTTATACAGCCCGCCTGTTACCAAAAATGAATTATTTAAAATGTATAAGAAAAACGACAATATTTTATATTAA
- a CDS encoding metal-sensitive transcriptional regulator, producing the protein MEYNDQMKNRVKRVEGQVRGVLRMMEEEKDCKELVSQMNAARTALDRAIGLVVSTNLEECVREQIEKGEDSEELIQEAVNLLVKSR; encoded by the coding sequence ATGGAATATAATGATCAAATGAAAAACCGGGTAAAACGGGTAGAGGGGCAGGTTCGTGGCGTTCTTCGGATGATGGAAGAAGAAAAGGACTGCAAAGAGCTTGTTTCCCAGATGAACGCTGCACGTACAGCGCTTGATCGTGCGATCGGTCTGGTAGTGAGTACGAATCTCGAGGAATGCGTGCGTGAGCAGATAGAAAAAGGGGAAGACAGCGAAGAACTGATCCAGGAAGCTGTTAATCTGCTGGTTAAAAGCAGATAA
- a CDS encoding class I SAM-dependent methyltransferase — protein sequence MLKDTGERIIPSEMKPTNGMLLEHLARYYFAMPYARGRVLDIACGVGYGAQMTAKGKKREVDHVIGVDIDAEAIAFAQKHYYHPQLSFQTGDALDEKLSMQIGTFDTIVSFETIEHVPDDLIFMKRMYALLRPGGTLIVSTPFGRGRHKPSNSPFHYHQLTPEEWEELLSSEEWPWENLQLYYQQGVAFERPARTGVHYPLGIAVCIKPKA from the coding sequence GTGTTAAAAGACACAGGAGAGCGAATAATCCCTTCAGAAATGAAACCAACCAACGGTATGCTGCTTGAGCATCTGGCCCGCTATTATTTCGCCATGCCGTACGCCAGGGGGCGCGTGCTTGATATTGCCTGCGGGGTCGGCTACGGGGCCCAGATGACAGCTAAAGGGAAAAAACGGGAGGTAGACCATGTGATCGGCGTCGACATTGACGCTGAAGCGATCGCCTTTGCCCAAAAGCACTATTATCATCCCCAGCTTTCCTTCCAGACAGGAGATGCTCTTGATGAGAAACTGTCCATGCAGATAGGCACATTCGATACGATTGTCTCCTTTGAAACCATCGAACACGTACCCGATGACCTTATCTTTATGAAACGCATGTACGCCCTGCTCCGCCCTGGCGGTACGCTCATCGTTTCTACGCCCTTCGGCCGGGGAAGGCACAAGCCCAGCAACTCCCCTTTCCATTACCACCAGTTAACGCCAGAGGAATGGGAAGAGCTCTTATCAAGCGAAGAATGGCCGTGGGAAAATCTGCAGCTGTACTATCAGCAGGGAGTAGCCTTCGAACGTCCCGCCCGTACGGGGGTTCACTACCCTCTCGGCATTGCTGTATGTATCAAACCAAAAGCGTGA
- a CDS encoding DUF2812 domain-containing protein: MRRETKFLFSFMPFNTYDKEKNRLKEQRQKGWQVQDCSLLGYSLSEVREEEKEYQFIMSKDYQGLRKISEEEWILLCSSPVLHIFEGEKDASSFQDHWTLYFLEEYRKKCRRWGITAAVSALLFIVFLLLVITDLNLPGVAVNFAFFMLSLFTGIVAFTLIRWIRTLAVITQAKQIVSTGTE; the protein is encoded by the coding sequence TTGCGAAGAGAAACCAAATTTTTATTTTCTTTTATGCCTTTCAACACCTACGATAAAGAGAAAAATCGTTTGAAGGAGCAGCGCCAAAAAGGATGGCAGGTTCAGGACTGTTCTCTGCTCGGCTATTCTTTATCGGAAGTAAGGGAGGAAGAAAAGGAATATCAGTTTATCATGTCGAAAGATTATCAGGGACTGCGGAAAATTTCTGAAGAGGAATGGATACTTCTGTGTTCCTCCCCAGTACTCCACATATTTGAAGGGGAGAAAGATGCTTCGTCCTTTCAGGACCACTGGACGCTTTATTTTTTGGAGGAGTACCGGAAAAAGTGCAGGAGATGGGGGATTACAGCTGCAGTAAGCGCTCTTTTGTTTATAGTATTTCTGCTTTTAGTGATAACTGATTTGAACCTGCCGGGTGTAGCGGTGAATTTCGCATTTTTTATGCTTTCATTGTTCACAGGAATTGTAGCCTTTACCTTGATCCGGTGGATCCGGACGCTTGCTGTCATTACCCAGGCAAAGCAGATTGTCAGTACCGGCACAGAATGA
- a CDS encoding MarR family transcriptional regulator, which translates to MNIYSVGKWAAIIQRYTHQYIDKRFNHFGLGNTEVLVLLTLYDQENVPQEYITRQIVMDKATITRAIKRLEEKGYLYRKESVLDRREKIVFLTEAAWKIEEEISEAMREWTDIMTKEFTAEEKQTLLRLMEKAADGARAEVEPG; encoded by the coding sequence ATGAATATTTATTCCGTTGGTAAATGGGCGGCTATCATTCAGCGTTACACTCACCAGTATATTGATAAACGATTCAATCATTTTGGTTTGGGGAATACAGAAGTGCTTGTACTTTTAACGTTATATGACCAGGAAAATGTACCTCAGGAGTACATCACGAGGCAGATAGTGATGGATAAAGCTACAATTACGCGCGCTATAAAACGCCTCGAAGAAAAAGGGTACCTTTACCGAAAAGAGAGTGTACTGGACCGGAGGGAAAAGATTGTTTTTCTTACTGAAGCGGCCTGGAAAATAGAAGAGGAGATTTCAGAAGCGATGCGGGAATGGACAGATATTATGACAAAAGAGTTTACAGCGGAAGAAAAGCAAACGCTGCTCAGGCTTATGGAAAAAGCGGCAGATGGGGCGAGGGCCGAAGTCGAGCCCGGGTAG